In Lysobacter sp. FW306-1B-D06B, the sequence TCCCAATTGTCGGGCAGGAATGCCCGGCCTCTCGCCACGCCACCCCAGCGGGGAGCATCACTCCGCGCGGCGGCGGATGAACAAATCCCGCAACGGTCTACCTGCTTGGCGATGAGCTTTCCATATCCTGACGGCAAACCACACCAGGACACCAAAGGGAATAAGCCACAGCCACCCCAGGACTAAGGGTCCGACTAGCGTTGTAATCGCAAGACCGGATAGCAACCAGGAAAAACTAGCTGCGCGTCTGAAAAGAAGCAGCCAATAGAGCGGCATAAGGAACAACGTGAGAGCAGGCGCGAACAAGAACGCCAACACGTATCCGGAACTGGCTTCAAGATCCGTGCCGAAGAACCCGGCACCAGGGAGACAATCACTAGCCCAATGGCGAGCGAAGTAACGTAAGCAACAATCAGCACAAGCACAGCCTGCATGATTTTTGTGCAGATTGACTCCATAGGGGCGCATATCCAAGTGACCGAGGTGGCAACCCTATCGGCAATGATGCGAGAGGTCGATCCCCGGCACTGGATCGGCAACGGCTGGGGCTTTGCCAAGCCCACCGCCCGATAGGTACTGTTCAGCCTTCCCCACGATCAACCGACCCGAAACCCGAGGCCGTCCAGGCTCATCTAAGAATTGGAAAGTACTCTTCAGCACTCTTCGTCGGAAAGTTCGCGCACTCCCTGGACAGATGAGGCGACATCAGTGCATTAGTAATGCAGGCACGGACCCTAGGCTCGGATGATCATCGCCGAAGGAGTGACTCAGCTCGGTCGCGCGCAGCCCCGAACCCTCAAGCACCTTTCACCGAACAGTAGAGGCCCGCCCTCCGCAATGATCAGCCTGCCGATGATCGGTTCCGTCTTTTGATAGCGCACTACGGCGCGCCGCTTCCGGATCGGGTCAAAGACTGAGTTTGAAACTTTTCCTATGGCGCATATGTGGGTTCGTGCAGCATGTTTCATCGCTTGGAAACATACGCATCCTTCGCCTCGTCAGACAATGTCCACCAACCACATCAGGTATCTCGACCATGAGTGCCAATCGAAGCGCTAGCCGTCAGGAGCGATCGAGTTCAACTCGCCGCATGGACTTGGTGCTTATCGCTACGCACGAATCCTGTATCGCAACTCGTATCGGCTCCCACCTAGAGGCGCAGGGCTACCTGGTCGACTACGCCAAGGATGGTGAGATGGCACTACGACTGGTGAGCCAGGCGCCCTACGCTGCCCTGGTGCTGTATCACCAGGAGGGGTCCGATGGCGTGTCGGTATGTGGAGCGCTTCGTCGCAGTTCGGCCGCAATTCCTATTATGACGCTGGGACGAGGCGACTCGGACGCCGAGGCGATCGCGGCGCTCGACGCGGGAGCAGACGACTTTGTTGCCCCCCCTTACGCTAACGAGATTGTGCACGCGCGACTCCATGCATTGCTGCGACGATCCCGTGGGGAATTCCAGGACGGCACTTTGCGCGTTGGTGAGCTGATCATGGAACTTGGGACAAGGCGGGTAATTCGGGAGGCGCTAGAAGTACGCCTTTCTCCGACTCGATTCAAGTTGCTGCACATCCTCATGCGCGAAGCTCCGCGCATCGTTACTCGGGAAGAAATGGAGAATGCGCTGTGGGGAGATCATCCTCCACGATCGGACGCGCTGCGTAGCCACCTGTACAGCCTGCGCCAGGCAATCGATGCTCCGTTCGCGACATCGATGCTTCGGACGGTCCCACACGCGGGCTACCGCCTCTTGGCTGGATAGTGGAAGTTCGGCGCCCGCCCAACCGCGGGTCGGTGCTTCAAGTGTCGTGGATAGCGGCGACGCCGGGCCAGACAGCTGTCACGCGAAGGACGGCATTGCGAGCACCGGGCATCGGCCATTCGATACGTTGACCAACGGACAATCCCAGCAGAGCGCACCCCACTGGCGCAAGCACGGACCTTGCCCGGCTGACCATCCAACTGGTGCGGAAGGACCAGAGTCACTTCCTGCTCCTGACCTGAATGCTCATCGACAAACCTCGCGCATGAGTTCATGCCGATCACGTGCGATGGAAGAATGTCGAGCACTTCCGCTCGAGCCAGTTCCTCGCCGAGCGCTTGGACCTCATGCTGTCATGACGCGACTCGCTCCAGAAGCGATTCGAGGCGGGCAACGTCGG encodes:
- a CDS encoding response regulator transcription factor, giving the protein MDLVLIATHESCIATRIGSHLEAQGYLVDYAKDGEMALRLVSQAPYAALVLYHQEGSDGVSVCGALRRSSAAIPIMTLGRGDSDAEAIAALDAGADDFVAPPYANEIVHARLHALLRRSRGEFQDGTLRVGELIMELGTRRVIREALEVRLSPTRFKLLHILMREAPRIVTREEMENALWGDHPPRSDALRSHLYSLRQAIDAPFATSMLRTVPHAGYRLLAG